One Osmerus mordax isolate fOsmMor3 chromosome 26, fOsmMor3.pri, whole genome shotgun sequence DNA segment encodes these proteins:
- the LOC136935806 gene encoding protein ANKUB1-like encodes MRVFIAFEGSCEPFDVLPDQTIGTMKQMVKDYFHVQLSDDKQVRHFLVLSYAGATLQDTWTLIDVGVTPGSAIRCLIKKEDKPVVRVLHGVTGETMSIMSTVFLLSSSVAKIKSLVSLKCDLPVGAFRLSTPSGVQLYDCNRLHDYAIEVGATLRLDTWDGWAEFLRGCLMGHKTTVQRHLSKERPVMRFQLRVALYVAASLGHLDLADWVLERGVRSEEPVGVHPYRQWCHQTAHPDATKCPVHVASERGQLLILKLFISSSVLTLSCRNSHGQDPLQIAIRHGHKECVLHLVTKLCSVMSLPGLSLPMRLYLQIKRWVELGHRRVTTRRGKGQWGPLRARVGDTVLVDGFTHPKMSSKPKRRVVRARRDVRPKASQYLTPNSCFTPASHLHPMTAFKGSRLQLPKLPLMSAGQANVKRMGVKRMHGEKVLEVAEDKVLDEVLDESSSQWKSRVPLPPVSRDTNPRPLFISASPNSSQILTNSLESFSRHCGRTPRENAIYCLAMASAFTERPWLQQLDVARTLARRSVQNMSYKTDPLL; translated from the exons ATGAGGGTCTTCATCGCCTTTGAAGGGTCCTGTGAGCCCTTCGACGTCCTTCCAGACCAGACCATAGGAACCATGAAGCAGATGGTCAAG GATTACTTCCATGTGCAACTGTCAGATGACAAGCAGGTACGGCACTTTCTGGTGCTGAGCTACGCTGGGGCTACCCTGCAGGACACCTGGACCCTAATCGATGTGGGCGTCACGCCTGGCAGTGCCATCCGATGCCTGATAAAG AAAGAAGACAAGCCTGTGGTGCGAGTGTTGCATGGGGTGACAGGGGAGACCATGTCCATAATGAGCACAGTGTTTCTCCTGTCTTCATCTGTGGCTAAGATCAAGTCTCTGGTCTCCCTCAAATGTGACCTCCCTGTGGGTGCTTTTAGACTGAGCACGCCCAGTGGTGTTCAACTCTACGACTGCAACCGGCTTCACGACTATGCCATCGAAGTGG GAGCCACGCTTCGATTGGATACCTGGGATGGGTGGGCGGAGTTCCTGCGAGGCTGCCTCATGGGTCACAAAACGACCGTCCAGCGCCATCTTTCAAAAGAGAGACCAGTGATGAG GTTTCAACTGCGGGTGGCGCTCTATGTAGCTGCCTCTCTGGGCCACTTAGACCTAGCTGACTgggtgctggagagaggagtgcGTTCTGAGGAGCCAGTGGGGGTTCACCCTTACCGCCAATGGTGCCACCAAACCGCCCATCCTGACGCCACCAAATGCCCCGTGCACGTCGCGAGCGAGCGGGGCCAGCTCCTCATCCTCAAGCTCTTCATCAGCAGCAGCGTTCTGACCCTGTCTTGCCGGAATTCTCACGGCCAAGACCCTTTGCAGATCGCCATTCGCCATGGACACAAAGAATGCGTACTCCACCTGGTCACCAAGCTATGCTCGGTGATGTCGTTGCCTGGTTTGTCCCTTCCCATGCGACTGTACCTCCAGATTAAGCGCTGGGTGGAGCTGGGGCACAGGAGGGTAACCACCAGACGAGGCAAGGGTCAATGGGGCCCGTTAAGAGCCAGGGTGGGGGACACGGTTCTTGTGGATGGCTTTACCCACCCCAAGATGTCCTCCAAGCCTAAGAGAAGGGTGGTCAGGGCCAGAAGGGACGTGAGACCTAAAGCCTCGCAATATCTGACCCCCAACAGCTGTTTCACACCTGCATCCCACCTTCATCCTATGACAGCCTTTAAAGGTTCACGACTCCAACTACCCAAGCTGCCTTTGATGAGTGCTGGTCAAGCCAATGTGAAGAGAATGGGGGTGAAGAGGATGCATGGAGAAAAGGTATTGGAGGTAGCAGAAGATAAAGTATTGGATGAGGTTCTGGATGAGAGCAGTAGCCAATGGAAGAGCCGAGTCCCACTCCCGCCCGTCTCCCGAGATACCAATCCCAGGCCTCTGTTCATCTCTGCGTCTCCAAACTCCTCCCAAATCCTCACCAACTCACTGGAGTCTTTCTCTCGCCACTGTGGCCGAACTCCCAGAGAAAATGCCATATACTGCTTGGCGATGGCCAG TGCCTTTACGGAAAGACCATGGCTACAGCAGCTTGATGTAGCTCGGACTCTGGCCAGGAGGAGTGTCCAGAATATGAGCTATAAAACAGACCCTCTATTGTAA
- the ppp1r2 gene encoding protein phosphatase inhibitor 2, producing MAAPRPIKGILKNKNSGANVKSAPEVPVENVEQAELGLLEDDQQKKSQKWDEMNILATYHPADKDYGLMKIDEPSTPYNRMAGEEDDEGALSDSDGNAVTVDDLATKLAAAEGTDPRFMREEEEEEDSSEEEEEELSPEDQVKKQQFQMMRKMHYNEGLNIKLARQLIASELEEEDEDEDEEMRDDTETEDINVDPPQDADSLDS from the exons ATGGCAGCTCCCCGTCCAATAAAAGGTATTCTGAAGAACAAGAACAGCGGGGCAAATGTCAAATCTGCCCCAGAAGTGCCGGTTGAGAACGTAGAACAAGCGGAATTGGGACTTCTGGAGGATGATCAACA GAAGAAGTCGCAGAAATGGGATGAGATGAACATCTTGGCCACGTACCACCCGGCGGATAAGGACTACGGGCTGATGAAGATCGATGAGCCCAGCACCCCCTACAACAG GATGGCAGGGGAAGAGGATGACGAGGGGGCACTGAGCGACTCGGACGGCAACGCGGTCACCGTGGACGACCTGGCGACAAA GTTGGCAGCGGCAGAGGGAACAGACCCACGCTtcatgagggaggaggaagaagaggaggatagcagtgaggaagaggaggaagagctcAGCCCAGAGGAccaag tgaAAAAGCAGCAGTTCCAAATGATGAGGAAGATGCACTACAACGAAGGGCTCAATATCAAGCTGGCCCGGCAACTCATCGCCagcgagctggaggaggaggacgaggacgaggacgaaGAGATGAGGGACGACACTGAAACAGAGGACATCAACGTCGACCCCCCGCAAGACG CTGATTCGCTGGATTCCTAG